One part of the Marichromatium purpuratum 984 genome encodes these proteins:
- the prmA gene encoding 50S ribosomal protein L11 methyltransferase has protein sequence MPWLQLRFDAPREQAERLAIELEEAGALSVTFGDAGDEPQLEPGPGETPLWTEVTTTALFEDDAASSALVAALVRDLATRLPVPPMVERLEDQVWERVWLDTFKPTRFGQRLWVCPHGQSPEAADAVVVALDPGLAFGTGHHATTALCLEWLDGADLAGKTVLDYGCGSGILAIAALKLGAARAVAVDHDPQALQATRDNAAANDVAERIECYLPDEHPEGEADIVLANILAGPLVELAPRLLAAVGDGGALVLSGVLAEQAETVRAAYAETIALDPTCQREDWVRISGRRSA, from the coding sequence ATGCCCTGGCTTCAGCTCAGATTCGATGCCCCCCGCGAACAGGCCGAACGGCTCGCCATCGAGCTGGAGGAGGCCGGCGCGCTGTCGGTGACCTTCGGCGATGCCGGCGACGAGCCGCAGCTCGAACCGGGGCCGGGCGAGACGCCGCTGTGGACCGAGGTGACGACCACCGCGCTGTTCGAGGACGATGCCGCCAGCAGCGCGCTGGTCGCCGCGCTCGTTCGCGACCTCGCCACCCGTCTGCCGGTCCCGCCCATGGTCGAGCGGCTGGAGGATCAGGTCTGGGAGCGCGTCTGGCTCGACACCTTCAAGCCCACCCGCTTCGGTCAACGGCTGTGGGTCTGTCCGCACGGTCAGTCGCCCGAGGCCGCTGACGCGGTCGTCGTCGCGCTCGACCCCGGCCTGGCCTTCGGCACCGGGCACCACGCCACCACCGCGCTCTGTCTGGAGTGGCTCGACGGCGCCGACCTCGCCGGCAAGACGGTGCTCGACTACGGCTGCGGCTCGGGCATTCTCGCCATCGCCGCGCTCAAGCTCGGCGCCGCGCGCGCCGTCGCCGTCGACCACGACCCCCAGGCGCTCCAGGCCACCCGTGACAACGCCGCGGCCAACGACGTGGCCGAGCGCATCGAGTGCTATCTGCCCGACGAGCACCCCGAAGGCGAGGCCGACATCGTGCTGGCCAACATCCTCGCCGGTCCGCTGGTCGAGCTGGCCCCGCGGCTGCTCGCAGCGGTTGGCGACGGCGGCGCGCTGGTGCTCTCCGGCGTGCTCGCCGAGCAGGCCGAGACGGTGCGTGCGGCCTATGCCGAGACGATCGCGCTCGATCCCACCTGTCAGCGCGAGGACTGGGTGCGGATCAGCGGACGCCGCTCGGCATGA
- the accC gene encoding acetyl-CoA carboxylase biotin carboxylase subunit, with protein MIEKVLIANRGEIALRVLRACRELGIKTVAVHSEADRDLKHVLLADEAVCIGPAASQQSYLNIPALISAAEVTDTVAIHPGYGFLSENADFAERVEHSGFIFIGPRPETIRLMGDKVSAIEAMKAAGVPCVPGSGGPLDDNKKRTLELAREIGYPVIIKASGGGGGRGMRVVHSEATLLNAISLTKAEAAAAFGNDMVYMEKYLENPRHIEFQVLADQMGNAIHLGERDCSMQRRHQKVVEEAPAPGITEAQRREIGERCAEACRTIGYRGAGTFEFLYENGQFYFIEMNTRVQVEHPVTEMVTGIDIIKEQILIAAGEPLRYRQEDIEIRGHAIECRINAENSETFMPSPGKITEFHAPGGPGVRLETHIYSGYTVPCYYDSMIGKLITHGEDREAAVARMCSALRETIVDGIDTNIKLQRTIMRDGAFLAGGPNIHYLEKMLGL; from the coding sequence ATGATCGAGAAGGTTCTGATCGCGAACCGCGGCGAGATCGCGCTCCGGGTGCTGCGCGCCTGTCGCGAACTCGGTATCAAGACGGTCGCGGTACACTCCGAGGCCGACCGCGACCTCAAGCACGTCCTGCTGGCCGACGAGGCCGTCTGCATCGGCCCGGCGGCATCCCAGCAGAGCTACCTCAACATCCCGGCGCTGATCAGCGCCGCTGAGGTCACCGACACCGTTGCCATCCACCCCGGCTACGGCTTCCTCTCAGAGAACGCCGACTTCGCCGAGCGCGTCGAGCACTCCGGCTTCATCTTCATCGGCCCGCGCCCCGAGACCATCCGCCTGATGGGCGACAAGGTCTCGGCGATCGAGGCGATGAAGGCCGCCGGCGTGCCCTGCGTCCCCGGCTCGGGCGGCCCGCTCGACGACAACAAGAAGCGCACCCTGGAGCTGGCGCGCGAGATCGGCTACCCGGTGATCATCAAGGCATCGGGCGGCGGCGGCGGACGCGGCATGCGCGTGGTGCACTCCGAGGCCACCCTGCTCAACGCCATCTCGCTGACCAAGGCCGAGGCCGCCGCGGCCTTCGGCAACGACATGGTCTACATGGAGAAGTACCTGGAGAACCCGCGTCACATCGAGTTCCAGGTGCTCGCCGACCAGATGGGCAACGCCATCCATCTCGGTGAGCGCGACTGCTCGATGCAGCGCCGTCACCAGAAGGTGGTCGAGGAGGCCCCGGCCCCCGGCATCACCGAGGCGCAGCGCCGCGAGATCGGCGAGCGCTGCGCCGAGGCCTGCCGCACCATCGGCTATCGTGGCGCCGGCACCTTCGAGTTCCTCTACGAGAACGGGCAGTTCTACTTCATCGAGATGAACACCCGCGTCCAGGTCGAACACCCGGTCACCGAGATGGTCACCGGCATCGACATCATCAAGGAACAGATCCTGATCGCCGCCGGCGAACCGCTGCGCTACCGTCAGGAGGACATCGAGATCCGCGGACACGCCATCGAGTGCCGGATCAACGCCGAGAACTCCGAGACCTTCATGCCCAGCCCGGGCAAGATCACCGAGTTCCACGCCCCCGGCGGCCCCGGCGTACGGCTGGAGACGCACATCTATTCCGGCTACACGGTGCCCTGTTACTACGACTCGATGATCGGCAAGCTGATCACCCACGGTGAGGATCGCGAGGCCGCCGTCGCACGCATGTGTAGCGCGCTGCGCGAGACCATCGTCGACGGCATCGACACCAACATCAAGCTCCAGCGCACCATCATGCGCGACGGCGCCTTCCTCGCCGGTGGACCCAACATCCACTATCTCGAGAAGATGCTCGGTCTCTGA
- the accB gene encoding acetyl-CoA carboxylase biotin carboxyl carrier protein, translating into MDIRKVKKLIELLEQSDVAEIEIHEGEESVRISRHGSTAMPVYTPQQAAAPAPAAPAASVAASSADEGDDEAPLELQGEVVRSPMVGTFYRAPAPGAKSFVEEGQSVKTGETLCIIEAMKILNQIECEQAGTVKRILVENGQPVEYNQPLFVIE; encoded by the coding sequence ATGGACATCCGCAAGGTTAAGAAGCTGATCGAGCTGTTGGAGCAATCCGACGTCGCCGAGATCGAGATCCACGAGGGCGAGGAATCCGTGCGCATCAGCCGCCACGGCAGCACCGCCATGCCGGTCTACACCCCGCAGCAAGCCGCGGCTCCGGCCCCGGCCGCACCCGCGGCGAGCGTTGCCGCGAGCAGCGCCGACGAGGGCGATGACGAGGCCCCGCTCGAACTCCAGGGCGAGGTCGTGCGTTCGCCGATGGTCGGCACCTTCTACCGCGCCCCGGCGCCGGGCGCCAAGTCCTTCGTCGAGGAGGGCCAGTCGGTCAAGACCGGCGAGACCCTGTGCATCATCGAAGCGATGAAGATCCTCAACCAGATCGAGTGCGAACAGGCGGGTACCGTCAAGCGCATCCTGGTGGAGAACGGTCAGCCGGTCGAATACAACCAGCCGCTGTTCGTGATCGAGTGA
- the aroQ gene encoding type II 3-dehydroquinate dehydratase has product MAAILVLNGPNLNLLGTREPAHYGSTTLADIERELQQMAARAGHDLAFLQSNAEHVLVDAVHRAAHENVRFIIINPAAFTHTSVALRDALLGVAIPFIEVHLSNVHAREPFRAHSYFSDIAEGVICGLGAEGYALALRAALTRVAQDHTNEKH; this is encoded by the coding sequence ATGGCCGCGATCCTGGTCCTGAACGGACCCAATCTCAACCTCCTCGGCACCCGCGAGCCCGCGCACTACGGCAGCACCACGCTGGCCGACATCGAGCGCGAGCTGCAGCAGATGGCTGCACGGGCAGGACACGACCTCGCCTTCCTGCAGAGCAACGCCGAGCACGTCCTGGTCGACGCAGTCCACCGCGCGGCACACGAGAACGTGCGCTTCATCATCATCAATCCGGCCGCCTTCACCCACACCAGCGTCGCCCTGCGCGATGCGCTGCTGGGGGTCGCGATCCCCTTCATCGAGGTGCACCTGTCGAACGTGCACGCCCGCGAGCCGTTTCGCGCGCACTCCTACTTCTCCGACATCGCGGAGGGAGTGATCTGCGGGCTCGGAGCCGAGGGATACGCACTGGCGCTGCGCGCTGCGCTCACCCGCGTGGCGCAAGACCACACGAACGAGAAACACTGA
- a CDS encoding TlpA family protein disulfide reductase — MNPVKVVLVTALAGGISIGAAVLGQRWLDQGADRDHHVGLRGGTLDQLPDFRLSDLGGREHTSNAWAGRPLVLNFWAVWCPDCAEELPRLERFASAHATTGLAVVAIAVDRPETTRAFLAEHPLDLTVLLADLEAIDLARRLGNRVEGLPFTVAFDARGRRIFSHTGVLDQAQFEQLAARLADDPASAR; from the coding sequence GTGAACCCGGTCAAGGTGGTGCTGGTCACCGCACTGGCCGGCGGCATCAGCATCGGCGCGGCGGTCCTCGGTCAGCGCTGGCTCGACCAGGGCGCCGACCGTGACCATCACGTCGGGCTGCGCGGCGGCACGCTCGACCAGCTGCCGGACTTCCGCCTGTCCGATCTCGGTGGGCGCGAACACACCAGCAACGCTTGGGCCGGCCGCCCGCTGGTCCTCAACTTCTGGGCAGTCTGGTGCCCAGACTGCGCCGAAGAGCTACCGCGACTCGAGCGCTTCGCCAGCGCCCATGCCACCACCGGATTGGCGGTGGTGGCGATCGCCGTCGACCGCCCGGAGACGACCCGCGCCTTCCTCGCCGAACACCCGCTCGATCTCACCGTGCTGCTCGCCGATCTCGAGGCCATCGACCTCGCCCGGCGCCTCGGCAACCGCGTCGAGGGACTGCCCTTCACCGTCGCCTTCGACGCCCGTGGCCGGCGCATCTTCAGCCACACCGGGGTGCTCGATCAGGCACAATTCGAACAACTCGCCGCCCGACTCGCTGACGACCCCGCGAGCGCCCGCTGA
- the dsbD gene encoding protein-disulfide reductase DsbD — MSRFGPLSRLLPLLLLLALLLPGLAAQARNDFLLPDQAFQPSAEAIDADTLKVRWQIAEGYYLYAAKFAFTTDTAGITLGEPVLPEPEIKQDEFFGEVGIYRDTVEITLPVTRTAAAPEVLTLETTSQGCADAGLCYPPHRQRVQVRLPAPPTAAPAPAIPLPGLDAGAGISRALGLDDDEILTVDQAFDLQVEVLGPERVRLHWEIAPGTYLYRDLVEVALDDARLALEQPALPPGEIKHDSVLPDGSIGDVAVYHDRLTLDLSLRRATTEALDTTLVVGYQGCAERGICYPPQTRAVALALPAGGSVAPLAVAPPPATPAPSAAPVSEQDRLASTLANASLWTSMALFFGLGLLLAFTPCVFPMIPILSGIIAGQGAGITTRRAFVLSLVYVLAMALTYTVAGVLAGLFGANLQAAFQDPWILGAFALVFIALALSMFGFYDLQLPAALQSRLAALSNRQQGGTLAGVAIMGLLSALIVGPCVAPPLFGALIYISQTGDALLGGVALFALSLGMGAPLIVIGTSAGKLLPRAGAWMEAVKAVFGVALLAVAISLIERVIPAAVAMLLWGLLLICSAVYLGALSPLDHESGGWRKLWKGLGVALLVYGSLMLIGAAAGGKDTLQPLRGLGIGGGEAAHAAFTRVKTVADLDRELAAASAQGRPVMLDFYADWCVACKEMERYTFSDPAVIAELDRFVLLQADVTANDAADQALMQGRFGIPGPPAVLFFGTDGAERTGFRLVGFTPAEAFADHLRRAAP; from the coding sequence ATGTCCCGCTTCGGCCCCCTGTCACGTCTGCTGCCCCTGCTCCTGCTGCTCGCGCTGCTGCTCCCGGGACTCGCCGCCCAGGCCCGCAACGACTTCCTGCTCCCGGATCAGGCCTTCCAGCCCAGCGCCGAGGCCATCGACGCCGACACCCTGAAGGTGCGCTGGCAGATCGCCGAGGGCTACTATCTCTACGCTGCCAAGTTCGCCTTCACCACCGACACCGCCGGCATCACCCTCGGTGAGCCGGTACTGCCCGAGCCCGAGATCAAGCAGGACGAGTTCTTCGGCGAGGTCGGCATCTATCGCGACACGGTCGAGATCACCCTGCCCGTGACGCGCACCGCTGCGGCCCCCGAGGTGCTCACCCTGGAGACCACCTCACAGGGCTGTGCCGACGCCGGGCTCTGCTACCCGCCGCATCGCCAACGCGTCCAGGTACGCCTGCCTGCGCCGCCGACCGCCGCGCCGGCCCCGGCGATCCCGCTGCCCGGCCTCGATGCCGGCGCCGGCATCAGCCGCGCCCTCGGCCTCGACGACGACGAGATCCTCACCGTCGACCAGGCCTTCGACCTCCAGGTCGAGGTGCTCGGCCCCGAACGGGTGCGACTGCACTGGGAGATCGCCCCCGGCACCTATCTCTATCGCGATCTGGTCGAGGTCGCGCTCGACGACGCCCGGCTCGCGCTCGAGCAGCCGGCGCTGCCGCCGGGCGAGATCAAGCACGACTCGGTGCTGCCCGACGGCAGCATCGGCGACGTCGCCGTCTATCACGACCGTCTCACCCTCGACCTGAGCCTGCGCCGCGCCACCACCGAGGCGCTCGACACCACCCTGGTGGTCGGCTACCAGGGCTGCGCCGAGCGCGGCATCTGCTACCCGCCGCAGACCCGCGCGGTGGCGCTCGCCCTCCCCGCCGGCGGCAGCGTCGCACCCCTCGCCGTCGCGCCGCCGCCGGCCACGCCCGCGCCGAGCGCGGCGCCGGTCTCCGAGCAGGACCGACTGGCCTCGACCCTGGCCAACGCCAGCCTGTGGACCAGCATGGCGCTGTTCTTCGGGCTCGGTCTGCTGCTCGCCTTCACCCCCTGCGTGTTCCCGATGATCCCGATCCTGTCCGGCATCATCGCCGGACAGGGTGCCGGCATCACCACCCGCCGTGCCTTCGTGCTGTCGCTGGTCTACGTGCTGGCGATGGCGCTGACCTACACCGTCGCCGGGGTGCTCGCCGGGCTGTTCGGCGCCAACCTCCAGGCCGCCTTCCAGGACCCTTGGATCCTCGGCGCCTTCGCCCTGGTGTTCATCGCCCTGGCGCTGTCGATGTTCGGCTTCTACGACCTCCAGCTACCCGCCGCGCTGCAATCGCGCCTGGCCGCACTCAGCAACCGCCAACAGGGCGGCACCCTCGCCGGGGTGGCGATCATGGGCCTGCTCTCTGCGCTGATCGTCGGTCCCTGCGTCGCCCCGCCACTGTTCGGCGCGCTCATCTACATCAGCCAGACCGGCGACGCGCTGCTCGGCGGCGTGGCGCTGTTCGCGCTGAGCCTCGGCATGGGCGCGCCGCTGATCGTCATCGGCACCTCGGCGGGCAAGCTGCTGCCCCGCGCCGGGGCCTGGATGGAGGCGGTCAAGGCGGTGTTCGGCGTCGCCCTGCTCGCCGTCGCCATCAGCCTGATCGAACGGGTGATCCCGGCGGCGGTGGCGATGTTGCTGTGGGGCCTGTTGCTGATCTGCTCGGCGGTCTATCTCGGCGCGCTCAGCCCGCTCGATCACGAGAGCGGCGGCTGGCGCAAGCTGTGGAAGGGACTCGGGGTGGCGCTGCTGGTCTATGGCAGCCTGATGCTGATCGGCGCCGCCGCCGGCGGCAAGGACACCCTGCAGCCGCTGCGCGGTCTCGGCATCGGCGGCGGCGAGGCGGCCCATGCCGCGTTCACCCGGGTCAAGACGGTCGCCGACCTCGACCGCGAACTGGCCGCCGCCAGCGCCCAGGGCCGCCCGGTGATGCTCGACTTCTATGCCGACTGGTGCGTCGCCTGCAAGGAGATGGAGCGCTACACCTTCAGCGACCCCGCGGTGATCGCCGAACTCGACCGCTTCGTGCTGCTGCAAGCTGATGTCACCGCCAACGACGCCGCCGATCAGGCGCTGATGCAGGGACGCTTCGGCATCCCCGGACCGCCGGCGGTGCTGTTCTTCGGCACCGACGGCGCCGAGCGCACCGGCTTCCGCCTGGTCGGCTTCACCCCCGCCGAGGCCTTCGCCGATCACCTGCGCCGGGCCGCGCCGTGA
- the cutA gene encoding divalent-cation tolerance protein CutA, whose protein sequence is MHPAPRHHLLLCTCPDVTQATRLAEQLVEEELAACVNLVPGLTSIYRWAGEIARDSEVLLLIKTSATRSRALIDRLAELHPYETPEAIAVPITEGLADYLNWIDTATGAHP, encoded by the coding sequence ATGCACCCGGCCCCCCGCCACCATCTGTTGCTGTGCACCTGCCCCGATGTCACCCAGGCGACCCGGCTCGCCGAACAGCTGGTCGAGGAGGAGCTGGCCGCCTGCGTCAACCTGGTCCCCGGCCTGACCTCGATCTATCGCTGGGCGGGCGAGATCGCCCGTGACAGCGAGGTCCTGCTGCTGATCAAGACCAGCGCCACGCGCAGCCGGGCGCTCATCGACCGACTCGCCGAACTCCACCCCTACGAGACCCCGGAGGCGATCGCCGTCCCCATCACCGAGGGACTCGCTGATTACTTGAACTGGATCGACACCGCCACAGGAGCACACCCCTGA
- a CDS encoding FxsA family protein: MLLFLVLFIGLPLIEIYLLIEVGSEIGALSTIMLSILTAVIGTWLVRHQGFGVLLRVRELSDRGEVPALEMMDGALLLVAGLFLLLPGFLTDVVGFLLLVPPLRRVLVLRYVRGISVTTVQGQDPFRSPDEPRVIEGDYRRED; this comes from the coding sequence GTGCTGCTTTTTCTTGTGCTATTCATCGGGCTGCCGCTGATCGAGATCTATCTGCTGATCGAGGTCGGTTCCGAGATCGGCGCCCTGTCGACCATCATGCTGTCGATCCTCACTGCGGTGATCGGGACCTGGTTGGTCCGCCACCAGGGTTTCGGCGTGCTGCTGCGGGTCCGCGAGCTGAGCGACCGCGGCGAGGTGCCCGCGCTCGAGATGATGGACGGCGCCCTGTTGCTGGTCGCCGGACTCTTCCTGCTGCTGCCCGGTTTCCTCACCGACGTCGTCGGCTTCCTGCTGCTGGTGCCGCCGCTGCGCCGGGTGCTGGTGCTGCGCTACGTGCGTGGGATCTCGGTGACCACGGTGCAGGGGCAGGACCCCTTCCGCTCCCCCGACGAGCCCCGCGTCATCGAGGGTGACTACCGTCGCGAGGACTGA
- the groES gene encoding co-chaperone GroES codes for MNIRPLHDRVVVRRMEEERTTAAGIVIPDSATEKPIQGEVVAVGNGKILDNGEARGLDVKVGDRVLFGKYSGTEVKLDGQEFLVMREDDIMGVVEG; via the coding sequence ATGAACATCCGTCCCTTGCATGATCGCGTCGTCGTCCGTCGCATGGAAGAAGAGCGCACCACCGCCGCCGGTATCGTGATCCCGGACTCGGCCACCGAGAAGCCGATCCAGGGCGAGGTGGTCGCTGTCGGCAACGGCAAGATCCTCGACAACGGTGAGGCCCGTGGCCTCGACGTCAAGGTCGGCGACCGTGTGCTGTTCGGCAAGTACTCCGGCACCGAGGTCAAGCTCGACGGCCAGGAGTTCTTGGTGATGCGCGAGGACGACATCATGGGTGTCGTCGAGGGTTGA
- the groL gene encoding chaperonin GroEL (60 kDa chaperone family; promotes refolding of misfolded polypeptides especially under stressful conditions; forms two stacked rings of heptamers to form a barrel-shaped 14mer; ends can be capped by GroES; misfolded proteins enter the barrel where they are refolded when GroES binds), with product MSAKDVKFGGDARARMMEGVNVLADAVKVTLGPKGRNVVLEKSFGAPTVTKDGVSVAKEIELADKFQNMGAQMVKEVASQTSDIAGDGTTTATVLAQAMVREGLKAVAAGMNPMDLKRGMDKAVEAATAELRGLSKPCTENKAIAQVGTISANSDESIGKIIAEAMEKVGKEGVITVEDGTSLSNELDVVEGMQFDRGYLSPYFINNQQSQSAELDDPYILLFDKKISNIRDLLPVLEAVAKAGKPLLIIAEDVEGEALATLVVNTIRGIVKVCAVKAPGFGDRRKAMLQDIAILTGATVIAEEVGLSLEKATLNELGTAKKVQVGKDETTIIDGAGAEIDIKNRCEQIRAQVEETSSDYDREKLQERLAKLAGGVAVIKVGAATEMEMKEKKARVEDALHATRAAVEEGIVPGGGTALVRALTAIKDLSDDNHDRNVGIQIARRSMEEPLRQIVANAGDEPSVILNKVAEGEGNFGYNAANGEYGDMVEMGILDPTKVTRSALQNAASVAGLMITTEAMVADEPKEDAPAAPDMGGMGGMGGMGMM from the coding sequence ATGAGTGCAAAAGACGTGAAGTTCGGTGGTGACGCCCGCGCCCGCATGATGGAGGGCGTCAACGTCCTCGCCGACGCAGTCAAGGTGACCCTGGGTCCGAAGGGCCGCAACGTGGTGCTGGAGAAGTCCTTCGGCGCACCGACCGTCACCAAGGACGGCGTCTCCGTGGCCAAGGAGATCGAGCTTGCCGACAAGTTCCAGAACATGGGCGCGCAGATGGTGAAGGAGGTTGCCTCGCAGACCTCCGACATCGCCGGTGACGGCACCACCACCGCGACCGTGCTTGCCCAGGCGATGGTCCGCGAGGGTCTGAAGGCGGTTGCCGCCGGCATGAACCCGATGGACCTCAAGCGCGGCATGGACAAGGCCGTCGAGGCCGCCACCGCCGAGCTGCGTGGTCTCTCCAAGCCCTGCACCGAGAACAAGGCGATCGCTCAGGTCGGCACCATCTCGGCCAACTCCGACGAGTCGATCGGCAAGATCATCGCCGAGGCGATGGAGAAGGTCGGCAAGGAAGGCGTCATCACCGTCGAGGACGGTACCTCGCTGAGCAACGAACTCGACGTCGTCGAGGGCATGCAGTTCGACCGCGGCTACCTCTCGCCCTACTTCATCAACAACCAGCAGAGCCAGAGCGCCGAGCTGGACGATCCCTACATCCTGCTGTTCGACAAGAAGATCTCGAACATCCGTGATCTGCTCCCCGTGCTCGAGGCCGTCGCCAAGGCCGGCAAGCCGCTGCTGATCATCGCCGAGGACGTCGAGGGCGAGGCGCTGGCCACCCTGGTGGTCAACACCATCCGTGGCATCGTCAAGGTCTGCGCCGTCAAGGCCCCGGGCTTCGGTGATCGTCGCAAGGCCATGCTGCAGGACATCGCCATCCTCACCGGCGCCACCGTGATCGCCGAAGAGGTCGGTCTGTCGCTGGAGAAGGCCACCCTCAACGAGCTGGGCACCGCCAAGAAGGTCCAGGTCGGCAAGGATGAGACCACCATCATCGACGGCGCCGGCGCCGAGATCGACATCAAGAACCGTTGCGAGCAGATCCGCGCGCAGGTCGAGGAGACCTCCTCGGACTACGACCGCGAGAAGCTCCAGGAGCGTCTGGCGAAGCTCGCCGGTGGTGTGGCCGTGATCAAGGTCGGTGCCGCTACCGAGATGGAGATGAAGGAGAAGAAGGCCCGCGTCGAGGACGCGCTGCACGCCACCCGCGCCGCCGTCGAGGAGGGCATCGTCCCCGGTGGTGGTACCGCGCTGGTGCGTGCGCTGACCGCCATCAAGGATCTCTCCGATGACAACCACGACCGCAACGTCGGCATCCAGATCGCCCGTCGTTCGATGGAAGAGCCGCTGCGTCAGATCGTCGCCAATGCCGGTGACGAGCCGTCGGTGATCCTCAACAAGGTCGCCGAGGGTGAGGGCAACTTCGGCTACAACGCCGCCAACGGCGAGTACGGCGACATGGTCGAAATGGGTATCCTCGACCCGACCAAGGTCACCCGCTCGGCGCTGCAGAACGCCGCGTCCGTGGCTGGTCTGATGATCACCACCGAGGCGATGGTCGCCGATGAGCCGAAGGAAGACGCTCCGGCCGCACCTGACATGGGCGGCATGGGCGGCATGGGCGGCATGGGCATGATGTAA
- a CDS encoding D-hexose-6-phosphate mutarotase, with amino-acid sequence MGEVGEAVCAGVRLVATAAGDLLARIETPLAEALVSVRRAQVLAYRPRGCAEDLLFIGSRTAFRPGRERMGGVPLCWPWFGVDPDGGPIHGFARTADWRLLDCAPQSDGVVRLRLVPESGALAAWPHPCTLLLEIRVGATLGLTLETRNDADHPWTLTQGLHTYLRVGASDRVRLHGLDGRCYLDKARGAPVAPCRQQGPVSAGGEEVNRIYLDAPGPLWLDDPVLGRRIRVRARGSRTWVVWNPGATEIHRFADDLAPEDARRFLCVETVNTASETLNLAPGAASRIGADYQIETL; translated from the coding sequence ATGGGTGAGGTGGGGGAGGCGGTCTGCGCCGGGGTGCGGCTGGTCGCGACCGCGGCGGGCGATCTGCTCGCCCGGATCGAGACCCCGCTGGCCGAGGCGCTGGTCTCGGTCCGTCGGGCCCAGGTGCTCGCCTACCGACCGCGCGGTTGCGCCGAGGACCTGCTGTTCATCGGCAGTCGCACCGCCTTCCGTCCCGGGCGCGAGCGCATGGGCGGGGTCCCGCTGTGCTGGCCCTGGTTCGGGGTCGACCCGGACGGTGGTCCGATCCACGGTTTCGCCCGCACCGCCGACTGGCGGCTGCTCGACTGTGCGCCCCAGTCCGATGGGGTGGTGCGGCTGCGTCTGGTGCCGGAGTCCGGGGCCCTCGCCGCCTGGCCGCACCCCTGCACGCTCTTGCTGGAGATTCGCGTCGGGGCGACCCTGGGGCTGACCCTGGAGACCCGCAACGATGCCGATCACCCCTGGACGCTCACCCAGGGGCTGCATACCTATCTGCGCGTCGGCGCGTCCGACCGGGTTCGCTTGCACGGGCTCGATGGTCGGTGTTATCTGGACAAGGCACGGGGCGCGCCGGTTGCGCCATGTCGGCAGCAAGGTCCGGTGAGCGCCGGCGGCGAGGAGGTCAATCGTATCTATCTCGACGCCCCCGGTCCGCTGTGGCTCGACGATCCGGTGCTGGGGCGACGCATCCGGGTGCGCGCGCGCGGCAGCCGTACCTGGGTGGTGTGGAACCCGGGCGCGACCGAGATCCACCGTTTTGCCGACGATCTCGCGCCCGAGGACGCGCGCCGCTTCCTCTGCGTGGAGACGGTCAACACCGCCTCCGAGACCCTCAACCTGGCGCCGGGCGCGGCAAGCCGCATCGGTGCCGACTACCAGATCGAGACCCTGTAG